Genomic segment of Panicum virgatum strain AP13 chromosome 2K, P.virgatum_v5, whole genome shotgun sequence:
AATTGAATGCATGCTACAACCCAAGACATAAGTTGTGGAAAACTGAACAGTAGATTGATGAGCACTTGAGCACCAAAACTCGAAGTGTGGAACAAACTAAAGGATGTAAAAAAGCCATATCAAATCTGGAAATGTATAtataatagaaaaataaatcattgttttatttgtatgTTTAAATAATCATATTGACAAATTTTTGTAGAGAATGTTTAAATAATCAGTCCTCATAATGCTCACATAACCTGGATGAATCTTCCAATGCAAAACCAGAAAAGATGGCGTGGCATTGCCGCACCTGAGGGCCCTTTCTCGAACTTTTTATATGAAATATTGATAATGAAAGATTACCACGCGTGCTTTTGTTCTCAAGTTTTTAATGTTAATATGAACTGTGAACCCACgtgttccttttctttttttttaactaatGTTTAGTGCATTTCTTGCTGCCGCTCATAGGGGCCTTCCTATTTTATGGCAGCGTGGTTATGTTCAGGGGTAGTAGTCAAGAATTGGTTGGTGCactaattatatattttttattcatGAGAAAAATCTTCATACTACACATAACATTAATTTGAGAAGCTAATTTCTGGTGGTAGTGATGGCTGTGCTAATACTTGCAACGTTTATTGACAGCACAGACATTAGCTGTCTCTTCTTTCCTTCATCGTTCCTTTCTCTTTGCACTGACGGACAAATCAGTACATCACTCTTTTCTGCTCTTTCATCTCCCTCGTAGCAGTCCTCTGTTCTACACAGAACAGCAACTACCAGTGCCCAAATCGGCCTCCAGGAACTGCAAATCATGAAGTATGCCATCTCTATACTACTCCCTCTGATGGTCTACTGCCATCTCTCCCACTTTCCCCTTCGATTTTGGGCTCTAATGTGTTGTATTTCAACATGCTAGCTAGAGTCCCTAGCCTAGGCGTGGCGATTAAGGCTGGCTGGGCATCTTCTCCGTGTCCCTAGCCTAGGAAAAGCGTGGAAGGGGATGTGTGCGTGGCTCGTGTGGAAATGGAGAGCGAGGGGCAGCGCCGGTCTGCTTGGAGGTGGAGGTTGACGGCCGCATTGCCCGTTCATGCCTGTAGCGGACACCGTCGTCGCTGGTCGCCTCATCCGCGCGCCCTCGCAACTGACGCCGCGCTTGAAAGTGAATCAAAGGCTTAATCGGAGGGAAAAGGACTCGATTTAGGCTGGGGTGAGTTCAATCCGGAGAGTGCAAATCCGATTTGGATTGGGAAGGGTAAGCACATCAAGAAGTATAGATTTTTACATACCGTAGGCATAGATACCTCTCAGCAGAGGTTGCCCACTCCCATCGGCGGATCCGGCGATGGAGGGCACCCGAGGAAGGAAGTTggagggaggggcggccggcccggcagcggcggcaggagTTCAACCGCTGCTGTGATGCGGGAGCAGTCGCGGAGGTAGGGGTTGgcctgcgcgccgccgacgTTGGTCCTTGACTTGACCCTCATGACCGTGTGCCGCAACCGCGGATGAGGAAGAGCAGGCACACGGCGGAGGGGGAGCAGGGTTCACAATTTCGTTTTCACTGTAGCGAATTTCGTTTTTTTACCAAAGTTTGACTTTCATACTTTTGAATTTGAAACCGAAATCACAAACTTTCCGGACCGAAATTCGTATCCCGGTGTTCaccgaaaacaaaaaaaatcaccgaaatttcggtcttTCCGACCGAAACGGTGAACCTTGAGGGGGAGCAGGCCCACGGGCCCACATCAGAGCGGGAGGGGGCAATCCGAAGGCAGCGCGTGGGGAAGGGTTGCCCGGCGCGGGGAAGGAAGAGAATACGGCTGCCCTCCGCTTCGTATCGCCTCCCCTGTtgtctgctccgccgcgcctccgctTCCCTCCATAAGGGGTGAAGGAGGAgagcctcgccggcgacgagacagcgccggggccgcgccgccggggtAGACCTCGCATGTGCcagagccgcgccgcccgtgcagGGCAGGAGGCGGGGGATCCTGCTGGATCTGGCGGGCCTGTTGAGCAGTGGGTCTGTGGGGGTGGGTGGTGCCGTGGTGGCGCCTATGGCCGGTCCGGAGCAGGCCGCCGACGAGTCTGGGGCTGCGACTCCCGCGTTCAAGCCAGGATAGTGGctgcggcgcgggaggaggatgaggacgaCGCCGGCGCGGTGCAGGATCAGGCACGCAGCCCGCTCCGTACGCTGAGCTGCAGGACGGACGAGTCGATGAGGGACGCGCTCCGCGTCGTTCGTGCCCAATCTGACGGCTGATATTTTTCCGTTGACGTGGCCCAATGAGATGCCCGGGAATAGCAGCCATTTCGTAAGTAAAAGATGACTAAGATCGATTCCTTGCAGCGCAGTAGGGACAAGAAAATGGAAACGGTGAGATGGAACTTACCAACTAATAGATCATTCGATGCCCAACTCTCCATGGTGGACTTAAGAGACGGGCTAGTCGCAGCTTAGGAGGTGGGGCCAGGACTATGGCCGGAAGGTAGCAGATCAAGCGTGGGTGGAAGGCAGCCAAAGCGCCGCGGCGGGGCCAGgacagggagggggagggggaggccggaggcggcgTCCGGCGGTGCAAGAGCCAAGAGCCATGAGAAAGGGAAGCCGAAGGAACTGTACGCACCTAGTCCCACGTGTTAGTGACTACGTTAGTGTTGTGTTGGTGTATTTTTCTCAAAATGCACGCAGACGGCCTCTGTACACGCATGCACACTTATCACTATAAATATATGTACGCAGTCTACCTCTATAAGTCACCACAAACGTCTCGTTGCATATTAAACCCAGAAAAACACGAGCATTTATGTGAGTTGAGGATTCAAATCTAGATGGACATATTTCACTACAGCGAATCTTTTCAGTTGAACTACAATTagtgttatattgtgatccaaattcattGCACAAGGAAAGACCGACTTCCAGGTTGCTCCCAAATAGATCGAGTTTTTTTAATGGATCGAATTCCATAAAATTAGGGTACGGTCACGTTGTTTTACCAAACAAATCCTTtggttatatttttttttcttacggACTCCAAACACATTATTCCTACTAGGTACGTATGACTAAGACAACAGTTGGCCCTAGCCCCACAAGCTCGGTACCTCTCTTTTTCATCGAACAAGCACAGTACACACTTGTAATATATGatgctgtaaggatcaccggggtatCCGACCCTAgacgaggagggggtgaataggatcgctaatcgctttctatcctagggctcaatctatttgcatgagataaacctaacacgtcctacacatgctagttatgactaaggtttatctatgctactctatacttacccctaaaagacttgcaacctatagccaatcataatcaaactaactagaaaagtaaaggcacacaagatagagtaaatgcggaaacgtaatatggtaagtaaagaggtaagggagagaatatgcaaactcccgtgaagacaccaagacatacaatttaacgtggttcggttaggacaccaagtccctccctaagtccacggccacttgtccaacacaaacaagtgtgatgccgagtctctccgcttgatcaccgtcttgcgttcgccaccaaggctcccggcaagcaaatgctaagtgaccccaagtcaccaagataaggccaccgccaccgtctctctcgaagcgtcacccacggcaccgtcttcactatcggagcttctcaccaagaggggtctccttccccgcacaaagtgtcgttgcctctccacaccaagtcggagggtcacacgacaaaTACACAAGATGATTGCCGCATCaagactttcactcaagctagttctctcaagaactaagcctaatcaagcactaagcactctcaaaagtgtgcttaagcctatatgatgtacaatgaagctctatgttGGTTGGAGGtattcttcaagtgtagtaagctttcagcaactccagcactctcaaatgacccggccttgggggtatatataggccacacaccccaaaagagccgttgggaaaGGCCGACAAAaatcccttaacgccggttgatccgacgctcagtTTATGTCATCAccgatttaaccggtgagtgtatttttCCAGCAACttagccgttactgctccaacggctacttgatcaattgcatCGACACTCTTGaaatcatcgtcggtttaaccggtgagtgcaagctcagaaagcccccgaaaaatggagtctctggacaactgcaccgacgctcactttgccttgatcgtcggtttaaccggtgcctgtaaaaTTCCTGCTGTCTCTTCGGCCTCtaagtccattacaccggtgagtgtaaaacacccaacgtcggttaatccggtgtcaagttcattgcaccgatgagtgcaatttgctcatcatcggtttaaccggtgatagcaaattatcttcgtcttgatcttttcgacggatttcttcacggtctcttcaattcttgtcccttggaccgaagaggtttcagggcgctgccctgagacccgtgaGGGGTGGCTCCCCCTCgcctccccctcgacccccgtccgctaatcggttagcggaaccttcaggcctagctacgcctatcttctctttgtcatcacttgaacctaaaagcctgagaatggtcatcttaataatcatattagtccaagtgttgtgtgtgtcatcaatcgccaaaacattatattgaaatatggcatgagagatCATTTTCACTACAGATGCATCACGTGAAGTACCTCTCTTTTCATCGAAACTCCACGTAGTATAGACATCCAACTGCCAATTATAGATGTCTATTCatgtgaaataaaaaatattatagGCATCTTCTCGAAGAGCCTCGAAGGAGAGCACCCTTGTCCATCCCTCCCCCCCGGCCCACACACACACTCATCTCGCAACAACAAAAAACTCTCTTATCTTCCTCCGCCCGCCTCGCCCCATCTGCCCTACGCAAATCAACCTCTCCTCGCCGGCGTTACCTCAATCGGCCAGGCTCCACCCCGCCACCTCCTCTTCTCCACCCTCCcatccccctcctccgcccctccATCTGGCCTCCTCCCGCCTCCACCCCAACCCCCGCCACTGACCTCCCCCTCGCTAGTGTCGCCTCTGACGCCGACGAGGACCGCTCTCACCACCCTCTTCCTTCCagtcctctcctctccttccccCAGTCAGATTCTCCACCGCCAGCACTGCCCAACCAGCCTCACCCACCACCCGCCCAGCGGCGCCATCGCCGGCGTCCTTGCTGCCCACAAACCACCACGGTTTGGCGGCCTCACCGACCATCCCTCTAAACCCGCCGGCTGTAGAATCCCCCAAACCCAGTAACCCTAACCCGAATCGATCCTTCGGCACCACAGGCTCACCGCCGCCCACGGTCGGCGGCGATCCCACTGTCGCCTACTCCGCCCACCTTCCGCCGGATCTAGAAGATATCGCCGGAATTCAACATTGTTATTATTTCCCTTTTCTGTCTCCTTTCCCTTCCTTGGATTGCCAAATCGGGAAGGCTCTTGCGATACGCTAAAACGAGAGCCCTCAAGATGTATAATATTTTCCTATATATGTCTTCAAAATATTTcgcctttttatttttttaaaaaaacaaaaaaactctGTATACTCTTCCTTGGTATATTTCCAAATCGTTGTATCCGATTCTCTGGACTGGACGTACGTACATACCCTTGGCCGCAAGCTTCCTGGCGCCGGGCGTGGTAATCGCAGCCGGCACAGCCGaacctggcggcggcgcctcgttGCCCTTGCCGTCGCCCATCTTCGCACGGGCCACTGACCGTGAGCGACCTGTCCGTCGTGGTGGCGGTCGACCCCAGCTCGTTCTCGCGGTGGGCGAGCAAGCCGCCACCCGCatagggacggcggcggcagagagCGGCGGGAGGGGGAAGcaaggcaaggcggcggcggcggcggcggcagccatgcGCGCACGGAAGAGCTCGATCGGGGGCAGAGCGAGGTGTGCGCGCGTGTGACGTGAAACCGCGCGAGGCGCGTGATCGAGGGCTCGGATTGCGTGCCGCAAGCTGTATGTGAATCAGGTTTCCGTTGCTCCTCGGAGCATGAGCGCAGGAGCTTTGTCGTTTGTCTGTTTGCCTTCTTATTAGGGGGTGTCTAGCTTGGAGTCTTTGGCGAGGCGATAGGTATGTATGACGGTGGAAGTGACCTGTCAAGTGCAAAAGCGTGCGTGTTTTGAGGACTAGTTTTGGTATCTTCTGTGCATATCGCCGGGGGAAAGTTAATACGATGTCCATATACAGTTCACGCACCTTAATTATTTCACCTATGCTGTTTTTAAaatcatttgatttttttacgAATTATCATGTCATGGCGTGCGAATGGAGACAAACGAAATTGCACGGAAACGATTTTGCTGCTAGCTTCGTTTTGGTCGGTCTCGGTCATGGACACTAGAAGTACTCCTACTGGTCTATTTTGAAAGAGTTGGGAATTGTGTGTGTGGAattccttgtttttttttgaaaagcttgTATGGATTTCCTCTGCTTCAGGCAGTGCACCATAGAATGACCTCTGGTGGTCTAACGGTCAGATGGCAAGTGGAGAAAGAGGAAACCTGGAGCAGTTAGCCCAGTCCTCGTAACCTGCCTTTTGGACCCTCGCAACAAAGAAACAAAGACAAATTTCTCACCTCTTAGAAATCTCCCGTGACCGTGAATCGTGAAAGAAAAATCTAGGCAGCCTAGCTACGGGAGAAGCAGAAGCCACAGTCCGCAGGCCACGCCAAGATCACGTCAAGTACTTGCAGTTGCAGACGCAGGGCCTGCCGGAGCATCACGCCGTCACGCGTTCACCCTTGCCTGCGTCGTCTTTTCTGCTTACCCGGAGGTCCAAAGGGGGCAACCGATCCTGGCCGTGTCCTCACGCTTTTAAACCTTTTGAAAGATctgtctagttttttttttgggtgaacGAAtacaaagatttgtctagttgaCCGTGGTGGAATGGAAGTACCTGGTGCTTAGATGGCCCAGTACTAAATGTCTTTGCTTTGGAAGTGACGACGTATACGTAACTGATGAGACAACGTCTCTGTGAAATGCTGAAATGTTTTTTTGAAGAAACAAATGCTGAAATGTGATGAGTAGGAGCACTCACTAGATATGATTTCCCATGCTGCTCTTAAGAAATGATCATGTCACCCAACCTTGGTTACGTTCGCAAATCTATCGATTCCCTTCGTACTCACACCGGGGGTGAAAAATGAGATATAAATCTGAACTAACAGAGTATTTGTTTCTGTTCATTTCTAAAGGACCACATGCAACGATTGTTCTTTGTTTCACTAACAACACTTCctcaaaagaaacaaaaactgaAACGATGCAAATGTGtcttgtttggcatttttcatTAGGGGTGGATCACCTTTGTTTCACGAGAAAGGATCAGCATTTCCCACTGACATCTGAATAAAAACAAGACAAATGCTCCAGCAGTCCAGCGGCGCCAGGTGCTGCATCCCCCTCTCCATTTCTGATTTGTGACAGGGAGGAATGTTTGTGGAGAGCAGGCATGCCCGGTAAAGCCTACGGCAAGTAGGCCGATGATTCTGCCGTGCAAAGCGCGGACAGGAAACACAGGGATTGCATCTACTTGCAGACATCTTTTAGCAGGCGCAGCAGTGGGCAGCCATCATGCATCGTAGGCCTGCCCGAGCAAGAAAAAGGAACCATCGAGTCATCGATCCTAGCAAAATACACACCATTCCGTTCCATCCACCTCCTCGCTTTCATGGTCAAATATCTCATAGTACTACACACTTTGTACTTTCAGATGCACAAGGGAATCGGAATCATCCATCTCAAGCAAACACAAAATGAGCATGTACTTCAGaagttcagagttcagagcTCAGACTGTTCAGATTTCGTCTTCAGAACTGTTCCATCGGCAAACCTTTTGCAGCAACCAGGGAGGGAGATAGAACTGACAGTGTATGTGCCAGAACTAGCAATGGGATTCTTGCATTTTGGTAGTGCCAAGTTTTACAACACATTGCTGAACAATCAGTGAAAAAGAGAAACGGgtgaagagagaaaagaaaatagcaGGCCTAATTTGACACACTCTAACCCCTGTCTCTGGCAGCTAAACCGCCCTAATGGCGAGGCACGTCCCAGATGCTTGGTAATTACAgattctgggcaatcgtttgtGCATAGATTTCACTTGCACAATACCACTAGATCGATCTCAATCTCTAGGTTTCCTTAGTCTTGCCCTTCTTGGACTTGGACGACTTTTTGACATGGTTCTTGGACCCGAGGCTGTTCACCCAGGTGTAGTCGCTCGGCACCGTAAAAGGGTCGGCGTTGTCGGCGACCTGCGACAGGTTCGCAGGCTTGGATCTTGAGCTCTTCGAGCTCCACTTCAGATAGGAGCTCTTGTGGGTGTCAGGTTTTGACATGATGCTTCCCGGCCCTGGGCTTGCcaagaggctggggctcgacaTCGGCGTGAAGAACTCCTCTGGCTCGATAAGGGGGACAAACTTGGTGAATGTGATGACCACCCTCACCGTAGGCACAACGGGGATAGCAACCTACATGGACAGCGAAACCAATAGATCAGCCCAATGCACAGGCTGTACTGCCCCAAAGCTGAATTACATCTGGGACTACAGAAATGATCTATGAACAAGATGATACCATTTACTATGCCAAGAAACAGCTAAAGGTGCAGACAGGTTGCTATGTTTCAGCAAAGTGGTTGTCTCTGCACTTCAAGTGAACACCACTTCTGTGAAACATGTAGTGGACTTTGATAAGTGCTCCATGCTGTATACCAAACCAGCTCTACTTTCCAACACGCCAGGTTTATAGTTATTACTATCAAGCTTTCATTTTTCTTAGAAATTCCCTAGCATTCATCAAACTGGAGTATGTTCGTTGCAGTATGCAGGTGAGTACCTGCTCTGAGTAAATTCCCTTAATTTTGTGCCCTAAATGCTTGTCTCACATTTACTCAGGTCGAGTTGTACTAGTATTCAGCAGACAGCAATACACTGAACAGTGAAGAACCGTTGAAACTATCAGTCTCCACAATTTTCTTTCCCTGGGGATTACTCTCCACAGGTAGCACGCCAGTACTCCACCAATTCTGCATCGACTTCCTATGTCAACTGTCCCAATCATAGCAATGAAGAATCACTGCCTTAAAACTCTATGGAAAAAACTGAGCAAATAGCAGATTTTACGTCTAGTGTTTTGCCTTGTTCAGTTGAGTTCCAAGGACATCAATTGTGCCGATGCATTACCAATTTACTGCTACACGAACTGATCGCAATAATTTGTTAAACTACCAAAGCATTCGAAATTATTTGCAGAATCGGGCAGCCATTGGAAATTAGAACAAAAATCCACAAGCAATTTTGTGTTATTGAGTGAGCAGGAGAGCAGAATTAGTGCTGATACCTTCACGGGGAACGTCCCTGGTGGGAACTTGGTGGTGAGCAGCTCGCGGAGGCGGCGCACGGCACGCACGCGGCTGGCCAGGATGTCCAGCAGCGGCAGGAACTCGTCGACGCTGAGCGGAAAGTCCTCCGTGAGCCACACCGACGGCCGCAGCGTCTTCaccgtctcctcctccttccaccTGGCACcccccgtcgtcgtcgtccctgAGTGCCGGCCGAAGAtgccgtcctcgccgcgccccacAGACGCGCACGCCGGCAGCCGCCGCGGCACGTCCACGCTATTCCTCCGCCTCTGCGGGGTGCCCAAGTGCGAGGGCGGACCCGCCACGCTGCGCCGCCCGGGCACGTAGCAgctgcgccgcgccggcggcggggggatGTCGGCGACCAGGAAGTCGCCGTCTTCGTCGTCGTCCCGGATCTCCAGCGGCAAGAActcatcgtcgtcgccgccgtcctcgtctCCGGCCAGCTCGAAGGTGAAATCCTTGCGCCCGGCACTCGTGGCCTTCAGGGTGCGGAAGGAGAAGACGACGTTGTGGACGTCGAACACCCGAGCCTTCCACTCGCCGACGTTTTCGGTCTTCTCCTTGCGCAGCCAGGTGGTCCTCGGCACGAGCCTCGCGGAGGTGATGTTGAGCCCCGGCCGGTAGGCGGCCGCGTCGGATgtggcggcgtcctcgtcgcccgccgccgcggccgccgcgaacGCGTCGTGCACCTCGCGCCGGCCGcggtggagcacgagcagcgagcccgggggcaggcggcggccgcccgcGTTGGCCTCCTGGCCGAAGAATAGGAAGGAGTGGTCGGCGCGGCGGATGCGGAGGCCGTCGAACCCCGCTAGCGTGGTGTCGGCGCGCAGGTCCGCGCCGCGCTTCCAAATGCGGTAGGTGTcggagggcgcggcgcgcgAGAGCAGCGGCACGACGGAGCTCTCGAAGTGGAAGTCCACCTCGAGGTAGAAGTCCTGGACCCGGCGCAGCGCGGCGGAGAGCGctggcgcccggcggcggagcttggcccaggcggcgaggcggtgcgcGCGGAGGAGGCAGGCCGCGATGTCCCTGCACCCGAGGCAGAGCGCCTCCTGGAGCGGGGTCCACCCGGCGTGGTTCTGCAGGGTGGGGtccgcccccgcggcggcgagcgcagaGGCCATGGaggggagccggagccggaccgCGAGGTGGAGCGCGGTGTCCCCGCCGGGGACGTCGCGCCGGTCGAGCGCCGCGGCGACGGATGACGCGAGGCGGGCCTCccgggcggcgtcggcggcggtgaggacgCGGGACGGGTGCGCGAGCGGCGGGAGGCCCGCGAGGATGGCCTGCAGCCCCGCGGCGTCCCGCAGCGCGACGCTGTGGTGGGCGGGGCTGTGCGCGTAGTCGGCGGGGCGGATCGGCGCCGACGACGTCCGCttgggccgcgcgccgccgccggcggccgcggcggcgggcgaggaggagggatcCTGAACGGGCATTGCCGGCCTGGTCGGGCGAAGGGCGGGAGTTGTTGGGCGGGCACTCGGGATTCTCGCGGTTCTTCTTGGGTTCTGAGCTCGGCAGAGGAGCTCAGCGTCTGGGGCggtggtgtggtgtggtgtggaGTGGAGTGGGGAACCGTGCAACCGTTGGTGGGTGGGGGGAGGAGAAAGGAACGGGAGatggtggctggtggctgggccGGGCTGGGTCGAGTAGTGGCAAATTAATTGCTGGCTCAGCTGGCCCATTGGTATATTCCGCTACAATATTTAAttgaatttctatttttatttttcaaaaataatggAATTTGCCTCTCCCTGTCGCCCTCTCGCGAAAGTttgcatttttgaaaaaaataaattttcatATGAGGGAAACATGGCGTCAAATTACTGATGAGATCCAGAAATATTCCGTTTCCCGTTTTGACGATACCATTTGAACATTAAAGCTAAGGTTCGAACAAACGCCGTTTTTACA
This window contains:
- the LOC120689333 gene encoding ankyrin repeat domain-containing protein 13B-like, whose translation is MPVQDPSSSPAAAAAGGGARPKRTSSAPIRPADYAHSPAHHSVALRDAAGLQAILAGLPPLAHPSRVLTAADAAREARLASSVAAALDRRDVPGGDTALHLAVRLRLPSMASALAAAGADPTLQNHAGWTPLQEALCLGCRDIAACLLRAHRLAAWAKLRRRAPALSAALRRVQDFYLEVDFHFESSVVPLLSRAAPSDTYRIWKRGADLRADTTLAGFDGLRIRRADHSFLFFGQEANAGGRRLPPGSLLVLHRGRREVHDAFAAAAAAGDEDAATSDAAAYRPGLNITSARLVPRTTWLRKEKTENVGEWKARVFDVHNVVFSFRTLKATSAGRKDFTFELAGDEDGGDDDEFLPLEIRDDDEDGDFLVADIPPPPARRSCYVPGRRSVAGPPSHLGTPQRRRNSVDVPRRLPACASVGRGEDGIFGRHSGTTTTGGARWKEEETVKTLRPSVWLTEDFPLSVDEFLPLLDILASRVRAVRRLRELLTTKFPPGTFPVKVAIPVVPTVRVVITFTKFVPLIEPEEFFTPMSSPSLLASPGPGSIMSKPDTHKSSYLKWSSKSSRSKPANLSQVADNADPFTVPSDYTWVNSLGSKNHVKKSSKSKKGKTKET